Proteins from one Candidatus Methanoperedens sp. genomic window:
- the argB gene encoding acetylglutamate kinase has product MLKRENILIEALPYIREFYDSIMVIKMGGHAIVDPDIMEKIVQDIVLLKFVGIHPVIVHGGGPEITEKMERMGKKPEFVAGLRVTDDETLEIARMVLVGNVNSKIVSLINKHGGKGIGLSGSDGRLIVARKLAPQRVKVGGVEKEIDLGWVGETEVINPEIVMILAGKGYIPVISPIATDEKGNDLNVNADTVAGDIAAALKARKLISLTDVPGVLRDPKDPQTRISRIAFDEIESLIAENIISGGMIPKIKSSASAIEGGVGQVHIIDGGLPHSLLLELFTHEGIGTMIYRKE; this is encoded by the coding sequence ATGCTCAAGCGCGAAAACATCCTCATAGAAGCCCTTCCCTACATCCGTGAGTTCTACGATTCCATCATGGTAATCAAGATGGGAGGACATGCAATCGTTGACCCCGACATAATGGAGAAGATAGTGCAGGATATCGTGCTCTTAAAATTTGTGGGAATACATCCCGTCATCGTTCACGGCGGAGGACCGGAGATCACGGAAAAGATGGAGCGCATGGGAAAGAAGCCCGAGTTTGTGGCAGGGCTTCGGGTCACGGACGACGAGACACTTGAGATAGCCAGGATGGTGCTCGTGGGCAATGTCAACAGCAAGATAGTTTCGCTCATAAACAAACACGGCGGTAAGGGTATAGGTCTTTCAGGAAGCGACGGACGGCTTATCGTGGCAAGGAAGCTCGCTCCCCAGCGCGTGAAAGTCGGCGGTGTTGAGAAGGAAATCGACCTTGGCTGGGTGGGTGAAACCGAGGTCATCAACCCCGAGATAGTGATGATACTCGCAGGCAAGGGATACATCCCTGTGATATCGCCCATAGCAACGGATGAAAAAGGCAATGACCTGAATGTGAACGCTGACACCGTGGCAGGGGATATCGCAGCCGCCCTCAAAGCCAGAAAACTCATCTCCCTTACGGATGTGCCCGGCGTTCTGCGTGACCCTAAAGACCCGCAAACGCGTATTTCAAGGATAGCGTTCGATGAGATAGAATCCCTTATAGCTGAAAACATCATAAGCGGCGGGATGATACCGAAGATAAAATCAAGTGCGTCTGCAATCGAAGGCGGCGTGGGACAGGTTCATATCATCGACGGCGGTTTGCCGCATTCCCTGCTGCTTGAACTGTTTACGCATGAAGGCATAGGTACTATGATATACAGGAAAGAGTGA
- a CDS encoding ribosome biogenesis/translation initiation ATPase RLI — protein sequence MRLAILDRDRCQPRLCGLQCIKFCPRVRTGDETIITGEDGKPVISEELCVGCGICVNRCPFGSIMIISLPEKLEEPTHRYGRNGFALYGLPVPVVGKVTGILGPNGIGKSTAINILSGTLKPNLGRGRIGWEEILEYYAGSALADYLEGVSKGGVKTSQKPQYVDMIPKKFKGTVASLLTRTDERGILDELLSKLDIAGITDRKIEELSGGELQRVALAACVAKEADFYFIDEISPYLDIYQRIKAAHIIRELAQNKAVMVVEHDLAILDLLADVVHIAYGTPGGFGVITHPKGIRVGINEYLKGFLREENVRIRTEAIKFDVHAPQIAKEVSPLMTFGRFAKKYDEGFELAAQGGEIRKGEVTGIVGPNGIGKSTFVKILAGEIQPTEGKIEMNIKVSYKPQYIKADEPVMVSELLRSLTTQVDTSYYETEILRPLQIERLLNQKVNDLSGGELQRVAIAACLSRTADLYLLDEPSAHLDVEQRVLATKVIRRFAENNKVTAMVVDHDIYMIDMLSDRLLVFEGEPMKRGEVHGPFDMRQGMNRFLKGIGITFRRDEETKRPRVNKLDSQLDRRQKAEGEYYYSVAGS from the coding sequence ATGCGACTTGCGATTTTAGACCGTGATAGATGCCAGCCCAGGTTGTGCGGGCTTCAGTGCATAAAGTTCTGCCCCAGGGTAAGAACTGGAGACGAGACGATAATAACAGGTGAGGATGGGAAACCTGTCATATCTGAAGAATTGTGCGTGGGGTGCGGCATATGCGTCAACCGCTGCCCGTTTGGCTCGATCATGATCATAAGTTTGCCCGAGAAACTTGAGGAGCCCACGCACAGGTACGGCAGAAACGGGTTCGCCTTATACGGGCTTCCGGTGCCAGTGGTTGGAAAGGTTACAGGCATCCTCGGACCGAATGGAATCGGGAAAAGTACAGCCATAAATATACTTTCAGGAACGCTGAAGCCCAACCTGGGGCGTGGCAGGATAGGATGGGAGGAGATACTTGAATATTATGCCGGCAGCGCACTTGCCGATTACCTTGAAGGTGTATCGAAAGGAGGGGTAAAAACCTCGCAGAAGCCGCAGTACGTGGACATGATTCCCAAGAAATTCAAAGGCACTGTCGCAAGCCTGCTAACAAGGACTGACGAGAGAGGAATACTGGATGAGCTGTTATCCAAACTCGACATCGCAGGCATCACAGACCGCAAGATCGAAGAATTAAGCGGCGGGGAGCTGCAGAGGGTTGCGCTTGCGGCATGTGTGGCAAAGGAAGCGGATTTCTATTTCATTGACGAGATAAGCCCTTATCTTGATATTTACCAGAGAATAAAAGCGGCACATATTATCAGGGAGCTTGCGCAGAATAAAGCAGTGATGGTTGTTGAGCATGACCTTGCGATACTGGATTTGCTCGCAGATGTAGTGCATATCGCATACGGCACGCCGGGAGGTTTCGGTGTGATTACCCATCCTAAAGGCATCAGGGTAGGGATCAACGAATATCTCAAGGGTTTCCTGCGCGAGGAAAACGTCAGGATACGCACGGAAGCCATCAAGTTCGATGTGCATGCGCCCCAGATTGCGAAGGAGGTCTCTCCTCTTATGACCTTTGGACGATTCGCGAAAAAATACGATGAAGGCTTCGAGCTTGCGGCGCAGGGCGGGGAGATAAGGAAGGGCGAAGTCACAGGCATTGTGGGTCCGAACGGCATCGGAAAATCTACTTTCGTGAAGATACTGGCAGGGGAAATACAGCCCACTGAGGGCAAGATAGAGATGAATATCAAGGTGTCCTACAAGCCCCAGTATATCAAAGCAGATGAGCCTGTGATGGTTTCTGAGCTTCTTCGCTCCCTGACAACTCAGGTTGATACCAGCTATTACGAGACTGAGATCCTAAGACCGCTTCAGATTGAGCGGCTCCTTAACCAGAAGGTGAATGATCTGAGCGGCGGGGAGCTTCAGAGGGTGGCGATAGCTGCGTGTTTATCACGGACGGCAGACCTGTATCTTCTGGATGAACCCTCGGCGCATCTTGATGTTGAGCAGAGGGTGCTGGCTACGAAGGTTATCCGGAGATTTGCCGAGAACAATAAAGTTACAGCAATGGTAGTTGACCACGATATCTACATGATAGACATGCTGAGCGACAGGCTCCTTGTGTTCGAGGGAGAGCCCATGAAGAGGGGAGAGGTGCACGGACCTTTTGACATGAGGCAGGGCATGAACAGGTTCCTTAAAGGCATTGGAATCACGTTCAGGCGGGATGAGGAGACCAAGAGACCGAGGGTGAATAAGCTTGACTCGCAGCTTGACAGGAGGCAGAAGGCGGAAGGGGAGTATTATTACAGCGTGGCGGGGAGTTAA
- a CDS encoding N-6 DNA methylase, whose translation MRLPTGVFYAQGVKANVLFFDRKHASEKPWTEKLWIYDLRTNMHFTLKTNTLKYEDLLDFIKCYNPKNRHERKPTWTPETQDGRWRAYTYEELVSRDKLSLDIFWLKDESLEDSENLPDPDVIARDIAENLESALEEFSSIKVDLGIK comes from the coding sequence TTGAGGCTTCCAACAGGCGTGTTTTACGCACAAGGGGTAAAAGCCAACGTGCTTTTCTTCGACAGGAAACATGCCAGCGAAAAGCCATGGACTGAGAAGCTCTGGATATACGATTTAAGAACCAATATGCACTTTACGCTCAAAACAAACACGCTGAAATATGAAGACCTCCTGGATTTCATCAAGTGCTACAACCCGAAGAATCGTCACGAGAGAAAGCCCACGTGGACCCCGGAAACACAAGACGGCAGATGGCGAGCATATACTTATGAAGAACTTGTATCAAGGGATAAGTTAAGCCTTGATATATTCTGGCTGAAGGATGAAAGTCTTGAAGATTCTGAGAACCTCCCCGACCCTGATGTTATTGCAAGGGATATTGCAGAAAACCTTGAATCTGCGTTGGAGGAGTTCAGCAGTATAAAGGTAGATTTGGGGATAAAATAA
- a CDS encoding N-6 DNA methylase, with protein sequence MANESSTIVQRLWNYCNVLRDDGVSYGDYVEQLTYLLFLKMAEEQTKPPFNKPSTIPKDLNWHSLLEKDGDALETHYRHILETLGKGKGMLGVIFRKSQNRIQDPAKLKRLVELINDETWVGLDIDVKGEIYEGLLQKNAEDIKSGAGQYFTPRPLIKAMVEVIKPQAGMTVCDPACGTGGFLLAAHDYISKHSMDKEQKKFLRFDTFRGYEIVDNAARLCGESCCRNAMFILF encoded by the coding sequence ATGGCAAACGAATCATCAACAATCGTGCAGCGTCTCTGGAACTACTGCAATGTGCTCCGCGACGACGGCGTGAGCTACGGCGATTATGTGGAGCAGTTGACCTATCTTCTGTTTTTGAAAATGGCTGAAGAGCAGACAAAACCGCCTTTCAACAAGCCGTCCACAATCCCTAAAGACCTTAACTGGCACAGCCTTCTTGAAAAAGATGGCGATGCACTTGAAACCCATTACCGCCACATCCTTGAGACTCTGGGAAAAGGGAAAGGTATGCTTGGCGTTATTTTCAGAAAATCCCAGAATAGGATTCAGGATCCAGCGAAACTTAAGCGTTTAGTCGAGCTAATCAATGATGAAACCTGGGTTGGGCTGGACATTGATGTTAAAGGTGAGATTTACGAGGGGCTTTTGCAGAAGAACGCCGAGGACATAAAGAGCGGCGCAGGACAGTATTTCACCCCAAGACCGCTAATCAAAGCCATGGTCGAGGTCATAAAACCGCAGGCTGGAATGACGGTCTGCGACCCTGCATGCGGCACAGGCGGCTTCCTTCTGGCGGCGCATGATTATATCTCAAAGCATTCGATGGACAAGGAGCAGAAAAAGTTTCTCAGGTTCGATACGTTCAGGGGGTATGAGATAGTTGACAACGCCGCTCGCCTGTGTGGAGAAAGCTGCTGCAGGAATGCGATGTTCATACTCTTTTGA
- a CDS encoding nucleotidyltransferase domain-containing protein yields MIQLYQKITQLKVLELFIKNPYERYYLREASRILDISPMTVKRAIDLLVQDRLLVREEFKNQILYKANMASPAFKHLKTAYNLAWLEEKGIVEFLKERLPGLSSLVLYGSFAKGENDETSDIDLLAISLSAEKLDLRLSELLGKETSLIIFTPSEWKEQAEKNKAFYIDVITEGIVLFGTRPVVE; encoded by the coding sequence ATGATACAGTTGTATCAAAAAATTACACAATTAAAAGTTCTCGAACTTTTCATCAAGAACCCATATGAGCGGTACTATCTCAGGGAAGCTTCCAGAATACTGGATATCAGCCCGATGACCGTCAAACGCGCTATTGACCTGCTTGTTCAGGACAGGCTGTTGGTCAGGGAAGAATTCAAAAACCAGATACTGTACAAAGCCAACATGGCAAGCCCTGCCTTCAAACACCTGAAGACAGCTTATAATCTTGCCTGGCTTGAGGAAAAAGGCATCGTAGAATTCCTGAAAGAAAGGCTTCCCGGGTTAAGTTCACTGGTTCTTTATGGCAGCTTTGCAAAAGGAGAAAACGATGAAACAAGCGACATCGACCTTCTTGCAATTTCTTTATCAGCGGAAAAATTAGACCTGCGGTTATCGGAACTTTTAGGAAAAGAGACCTCTTTAATCATATTCACACCTTCGGAATGGAAAGAACAGGCTGAAAAGAACAAAGCTTTTTACATAGATGTTATCACTGAAGGGATTGTTTTATTTGGAACAAGACCGGTGGTGGAATGA
- a CDS encoding DUF86 domain-containing protein, with amino-acid sequence MISSEVINAMIDLIDENLQLIEEIRSQGFDSFSSNFKDIQAAKHSLQEAIEACLDIGSHIIAERGFRRADDYKDIYNVLEEEGIIDHVLSSKLQEMAQFRNLLVHRYGKIDTKRLFIIMSEDLKDIREFVKKILKYIS; translated from the coding sequence ATGATAAGCAGCGAAGTCATTAATGCCATGATTGACCTCATTGATGAGAATCTTCAGCTCATTGAAGAAATCAGGTCACAGGGATTCGATTCATTCTCAAGCAACTTCAAGGATATTCAGGCTGCTAAACACTCATTGCAGGAAGCAATCGAGGCATGTCTTGACATAGGCAGTCACATAATAGCTGAAAGAGGTTTCAGACGCGCAGATGATTACAAAGATATTTATAATGTTCTTGAAGAAGAAGGAATTATAGACCATGTTTTATCTTCAAAGCTTCAGGAGATGGCGCAGTTTAGAAATCTCCTTGTGCACAGATACGGCAAGATAGACACGAAAAGGCTTTTTATTATTATGTCAGAAGACCTGAAAGATATTCGGGAGTTTGTTAAGAAGATTTTGAAGTATATCTCTTAA
- a CDS encoding nucleotidyltransferase domain-containing protein: MENITRVLEKDYEVLFAYLFGSYAKGIQDEKSDIDIAIYLKDENILEKDPLYPSRLAIKLEKALVEKKKVDVRVLNGSTLRFKSQVLRYGKLLHSKDEKKRIEFETSSLAQYYDFKPHLEMYDAARRARLGV, from the coding sequence GTGGAAAACATAACAAGAGTACTGGAAAAAGATTATGAAGTCCTCTTCGCTTACCTTTTCGGCTCATACGCAAAAGGCATTCAGGACGAAAAAAGCGACATTGACATTGCTATTTACTTAAAAGATGAAAATATCCTTGAAAAAGACCCCTTATATCCTTCAAGGCTTGCGATAAAGCTCGAAAAGGCTCTGGTTGAAAAAAAGAAAGTTGATGTGAGGGTTCTAAACGGCTCGACCTTGAGATTTAAAAGCCAGGTATTAAGGTACGGGAAGCTTCTGCACTCCAAGGACGAGAAAAAACGAATAGAATTTGAAACCTCCTCTTTAGCTCAATATTACGATTTCAAACCTCACCTTGAAATGTACGATGCCGCAAGGCGAGCGAGGCTTGGAGTATGA
- a CDS encoding restriction endonuclease subunit S produces MSEGALPELPGGWVWARLGEVCLDPQYGWTTSAISKGSLHLLRTTDITSGNIDWSTVPFCKEEPPEKEKYLLKDGDIIISRAGSVGYSHLIKNPKEAVFASYLIRFRPLIDEKYLACFIKSPLYWDSISEKSLGIAIPNVNASKLKQIQIPLPPLPEQHRIVTIIEELFTKLDAGVSALKKTQAQLKLYRQSVLKAACEGKLVPTEAELVKAEGRDYEPADVLLARILKERREKSKGGKYKEPAAPDMSGLSALPEGWHWVNIDQLSEVVRGASPRPAGNPKYFGGNIPWITVGEITKDKKIYLTSVENFVTEEGKKASRFIDEGTFLLTNSGATLGVPKITLISGCINDGSVALLGLEETLKLYLYFFLFSQTKKLRQINQGAAQPNLNTSIVKRIVLPLPPLAEQRRIVADVERRLSVADEVARNVEQSLAQAGRLRQSILKKAFEGKLVAQDANDEPASVLLEKIRLQKILEIKKGRSKR; encoded by the coding sequence ATGAGCGAGGGCGCACTGCCTGAACTCCCCGGAGGCTGGGTGTGGGCGAGGCTGGGGGAAGTCTGTTTAGACCCTCAATACGGTTGGACGACAAGTGCGATATCAAAAGGATCACTTCATTTGTTGAGAACTACTGACATAACTTCAGGAAATATTGATTGGAGTACAGTTCCATTTTGCAAGGAAGAACCACCTGAAAAAGAGAAATACTTATTGAAAGATGGAGATATTATTATTTCAAGGGCTGGTTCTGTTGGTTATAGTCATCTTATTAAGAATCCAAAAGAAGCTGTATTTGCCTCCTATCTAATTAGGTTTAGACCTCTAATCGATGAAAAATATTTAGCATGTTTCATAAAAAGTCCATTGTATTGGGATTCTATCTCGGAAAAAAGTCTTGGTATAGCCATTCCTAATGTCAATGCATCAAAGTTAAAACAAATTCAAATCCCCCTCCCCCCTCTCCCCGAACAGCACCGCATCGTAACGATAATCGAAGAGCTTTTCACAAAACTGGACGCAGGCGTTTCGGCGCTCAAAAAGACGCAGGCGCAGTTGAAGCTCTACCGCCAGTCAGTCTTGAAAGCCGCCTGCGAGGGTAAACTTGTGCCGACCGAGGCTGAATTAGTGAAAGCCGAGGGGCGCGATTATGAGCCTGCGGATGTGCTGCTGGCGCGCATCTTAAAGGAGCGGCGGGAAAAGAGCAAAGGTGGGAAGTACAAAGAGCCAGCGGCGCCGGATATGAGTGGTTTGTCTGCGCTGCCGGAGGGGTGGCATTGGGTGAACATAGATCAGCTATCAGAAGTTGTAAGAGGAGCATCACCTCGTCCAGCAGGAAATCCAAAATATTTTGGAGGCAACATTCCATGGATTACAGTTGGAGAAATCACAAAAGATAAAAAAATATATCTTACTTCTGTCGAAAATTTTGTTACCGAAGAAGGTAAAAAAGCTAGTAGATTTATTGATGAAGGAACATTTTTGCTTACAAATAGTGGTGCAACTCTGGGTGTTCCAAAAATTACTTTGATAAGTGGTTGTATTAATGACGGCTCTGTTGCTTTGTTAGGTCTTGAAGAGACTTTGAAATTGTATTTGTATTTTTTTCTTTTTAGTCAAACAAAGAAACTTCGCCAGATAAATCAAGGTGCAGCTCAACCAAATTTAAATACAAGTATTGTTAAGAGAATTGTCTTGCCTCTCCCTCCCCTCGCTGAGCAGCGCCGCATCGTCGCCGATGTCGAGCGCCGCCTCTCTGTAGCGGATGAGGTCGCAAGAAATGTGGAGCAGAGCCTCGCGCAGGCAGGGCGGCTGCGGCAGAGCATACTGAAAAAGGCGTTCGAGGGAAAGCTTGTTGCGCAGGATGCGAATGATGAGCCTGCAAGCGTGCTGCTGGAGAAGATACGCCTTCAGAAAATATTAGAAATCAAAAAAGGCAGGAGCAAGCGCTAA
- a CDS encoding type II toxin-antitoxin system HicB family antitoxin: protein MLIDYINKALSKAEYDKLEDGSFSGRIPQCPGVIAFGKTLFECQKELESVLEGWLIVKIRHGDTLPVIDHLDINAGIPQGNEAAAHA, encoded by the coding sequence ATGCTTATAGATTATATTAACAAAGCGTTGAGCAAAGCTGAATACGATAAGCTCGAAGATGGTAGCTTTTCCGGCAGAATACCACAATGTCCGGGTGTTATCGCTTTTGGGAAGACGCTTTTTGAGTGCCAGAAAGAACTTGAATCAGTCCTTGAAGGCTGGCTCATAGTCAAAATACGGCACGGCGATACATTGCCAGTGATAGATCATCTGGATATCAATGCAGGTATCCCGCAAGGCAATGAGGCTGCGGCTCATGCCTAA
- a CDS encoding type II toxin-antitoxin system HicA family toxin — protein sequence MPKWKPCKRRIFIKKLVKLGFNPPEPGGRHFYMRYGTKVLTIPSNDEYSVPQLKMMIKELQKLIGRIIALEEWEEL from the coding sequence ATGCCTAAATGGAAGCCATGCAAACGCAGAATTTTTATCAAAAAACTGGTAAAATTGGGTTTCAATCCGCCTGAACCTGGCGGACGACATTTCTATATGCGATACGGCACCAAAGTTCTAACAATTCCAAGCAACGATGAATATTCAGTCCCGCAGCTTAAAATGATGATCAAAGAATTGCAGAAACTCATCGGAAGAATAATAGCTCTGGAAGAATGGGAAGAACTTTAA
- a CDS encoding DEAD/DEAH box helicase family protein: MKTLDAYKRVVRMKPEEKARQRIDQLLEAAGWNIQDLRDLNLGASLGVAVREFPLKSGAADYLNFVDREAVGVVEAKPEGTTLSGVAEQSEKYLTGIPEGLPHVQEPLPFSYESTGIETLFRDTRDPDARSRRVFAFHKPETLKELSLQKETLRTSLKKMPSTIPLNKEGLRDCQFEAIQNLEQSFSEARPRALIQMATGSGKTYTAVSFIYRLIKFAGAKRVLFLVDRSNLGRQTKKEFQQYVTPDDGRKFTELYNVQHLTSNTIDPVSKVCITTIQRLYSMLRGETEFEPENEEPSLFEISPDGTEKDVSYNPQIPIETFDFIVTDECHRSIYKVWRQVLEYFDAFLIGLTATPSKQTLGFFNQNLVMEYSHERAVADGVNVGYEVYRIKTDITEKGSKVEAGDFVDKRDKLTRKVRWEQLDEPFEYAPDQLDRSVVAQDQIRTVVRTFRDKLFTEIFPGRAEIPKTLVFAKDDSHAEDIVHIIREEFGKGNEFCKKITYKTEGAKPEDLIASFRNSYNPRIAVTVDMISTGTDIKPLECLLFMRDVKSRVLFEQMKGRGTRTISSTDFKAITPGASTKTHFMIVDAVGVCENDKTDSRPLERKKSVAFDKLIMSVALGNKDEDTITSLAGRLARMDREIEEKDRSEIQKAADGKSLKEIINNLLDAVDPDKKLEKAKEIFNTETPTGDEIKKAGAELAKSACAPFEVPKLRNAIIDIKKRNEQIIDTVSKDAVSFSGFDEQAKIKARSIVETFKKFIEENRDEITALQIIYSKPYGSRHLTYEEIREIAEAIKKPPYRLTPELLWQAYEQLDISKVRGAGAQKLLTDIISLIRYAAGKSDILEPFPETVNQRFERWRAEQERAGVRFTEAQVEWLVMIKDHIASSLGIEIGDFENVPFNQKGGAVRAYQLFGKGLDNILEELNEALVA, from the coding sequence ATGAAGACACTTGATGCTTATAAACGGGTCGTAAGGATGAAACCTGAAGAAAAAGCAAGGCAACGGATCGACCAACTACTTGAAGCGGCAGGTTGGAATATCCAGGATTTGCGTGATTTAAATCTGGGAGCTTCTCTTGGCGTAGCGGTTCGTGAATTTCCCTTAAAATCCGGCGCTGCTGATTATTTAAATTTTGTTGATAGAGAGGCCGTAGGAGTGGTAGAGGCAAAGCCTGAAGGGACAACGTTAAGTGGAGTGGCTGAACAATCTGAAAAATACTTAACTGGAATTCCGGAAGGACTCCCTCATGTTCAGGAACCTCTTCCCTTTTCCTATGAAAGCACAGGCATAGAAACTCTTTTCAGGGATACAAGAGACCCGGATGCGCGCTCGCGAAGGGTTTTTGCTTTTCATAAGCCTGAAACCCTTAAGGAATTGAGCTTGCAGAAGGAGACTCTCAGGACAAGTCTCAAAAAGATGCCATCAACAATACCTCTCAACAAAGAAGGTTTGAGAGATTGCCAGTTTGAAGCTATCCAGAACCTTGAACAATCCTTTTCAGAAGCAAGACCACGGGCACTTATCCAGATGGCAACAGGAAGCGGCAAGACTTATACAGCCGTGAGTTTCATTTACCGCCTGATAAAATTCGCAGGTGCAAAAAGGGTGCTCTTTTTAGTGGACAGGAGCAACCTGGGGCGCCAGACAAAAAAAGAGTTCCAGCAGTATGTTACACCTGACGACGGCAGGAAGTTTACAGAGCTTTATAATGTCCAGCATCTGACATCAAATACTATCGATCCTGTTAGCAAGGTTTGTATCACCACGATCCAGAGACTCTATTCGATGCTCAGGGGAGAGACAGAGTTTGAACCCGAAAACGAAGAGCCTTCACTTTTTGAGATCTCCCCGGATGGTACTGAAAAGGATGTTTCCTACAATCCTCAAATACCTATCGAGACTTTTGATTTTATCGTTACTGACGAGTGTCACCGCTCCATATACAAAGTCTGGCGGCAGGTGCTTGAATATTTTGATGCATTCCTGATCGGGTTAACAGCCACTCCATCCAAGCAAACGCTGGGATTTTTTAACCAGAACCTTGTCATGGAATACAGCCATGAGCGCGCGGTTGCGGACGGCGTGAATGTGGGCTATGAAGTGTACCGCATTAAAACCGATATCACTGAAAAAGGAAGTAAGGTCGAAGCCGGGGACTTCGTGGACAAAAGGGATAAGCTCACAAGAAAGGTGCGTTGGGAGCAACTGGACGAGCCTTTTGAATATGCCCCTGACCAACTTGACCGAAGCGTTGTGGCGCAAGACCAGATACGGACTGTTGTCAGGACGTTCAGGGATAAGCTCTTTACCGAGATATTCCCAGGAAGGGCGGAAATCCCAAAGACCCTTGTGTTTGCCAAGGATGATTCACATGCTGAGGATATTGTACATATCATAAGAGAGGAGTTCGGGAAGGGTAATGAGTTCTGCAAGAAGATCACGTATAAAACCGAAGGCGCAAAGCCTGAAGACCTGATAGCAAGCTTCCGCAATTCCTACAACCCGCGCATAGCAGTGACCGTAGATATGATATCAACAGGCACGGATATCAAACCGCTTGAATGCCTGCTGTTCATGCGCGATGTCAAATCACGTGTGCTTTTTGAACAGATGAAAGGGCGCGGGACGCGTACTATTTCTTCCACGGATTTTAAAGCCATTACTCCCGGCGCTTCCACCAAAACGCATTTTATGATAGTGGATGCCGTGGGCGTATGCGAGAACGATAAGACAGATTCGCGCCCACTTGAGCGAAAGAAGAGCGTGGCGTTTGATAAGCTCATAATGTCAGTAGCACTTGGTAACAAGGATGAGGACACCATTACCTCGCTAGCAGGAAGGCTTGCGAGGATGGACAGGGAAATCGAAGAAAAAGACAGGTCAGAGATCCAGAAAGCTGCGGATGGGAAATCATTAAAAGAGATCATTAACAACCTCCTGGATGCGGTTGACCCCGATAAGAAGCTCGAGAAGGCAAAGGAGATTTTCAATACAGAGACGCCGACAGGGGATGAGATCAAGAAAGCTGGGGCGGAGCTTGCAAAGAGCGCCTGTGCGCCTTTTGAGGTTCCGAAACTCAGGAATGCCATTATTGACATCAAGAAAAGAAACGAGCAGATCATTGACACTGTGAGTAAGGACGCTGTGAGCTTCTCAGGTTTTGACGAGCAGGCAAAAATAAAGGCGCGCAGCATCGTTGAAACCTTTAAAAAGTTCATAGAGGAGAACAGGGATGAAATTACGGCGCTCCAGATCATTTACAGCAAGCCCTATGGCAGTCGCCACCTTACTTACGAGGAGATAAGAGAGATTGCAGAGGCGATTAAGAAGCCGCCTTATCGTCTTACGCCTGAGTTGCTCTGGCAGGCATATGAACAACTGGATATATCAAAAGTAAGGGGCGCGGGGGCGCAGAAGCTTCTGACAGACATCATTTCTTTGATACGCTATGCCGCGGGAAAGAGCGATATACTTGAGCCTTTCCCTGAAACGGTGAACCAGCGCTTTGAGAGGTGGCGCGCGGAGCAGGAGAGGGCGGGGGTGAGGTTCACAGAGGCGCAGGTGGAGTGGCTTGTAATGATAAAAGACCATATCGCTTCGTCGCTTGGCATTGAGATAGGGGACTTTGAGAACGTGCCTTTTAACCAGAAGGGAGGGGCTGTTAGGGCTTATCAACTGTTCGGCAAGGGATTGGATAATATCTTAGAAGAGCTAAATGAGGCGCTGGTGGCATGA